A region of Anopheles merus strain MAF chromosome 2R, AmerM5.1, whole genome shotgun sequence DNA encodes the following proteins:
- the LOC121590166 gene encoding uncharacterized protein LOC121590166 — MSLETVIEKVKARVAAVDPNGPRKVLGVFQFNIKTASGVEQYVIDLKQLKVEKGTTATPDVTVTLTVEDLIAVSARTLSVGDALTQGKLEIQGDATLAAKLAEVI; from the exons ATGTCGCTAGAAACTGTCATTGAGAAGGTGAAGGCTCGCGTGGCTGCCGTCGACCCGAACGGACCCCGGAAGGTGCTGGGAGTGTTCCAGTTCAACATCAAAACCGCATCCGGTGTCGAGCAATACG TGATCGATCTGAAGCAGCTGAAGGTGGAGAAGGGTACGACTGCCACTCCGGACGTGACCGTCACCCTGACCGTGGAGGACCTGATCGCGGTCAGTGCCCGCACACTGTCCGTTGGCGATGCGCTAACGCAGGGCAAGCTGGAGATCCAGGGCGATGCCACGCTAGCCGCCAAGCTGGCCGAAGTCATCTAA
- the LOC121590167 gene encoding uncharacterized protein LOC121590167, which yields MKCDAVIEKIKARVAAIDPNGPRKVLGVFQLNIEAADGVHEIIVDLKALKVSDGKAGSPDVVINLKDEDFIAVGTKQIPVKDAVAQGKVTMTGDQNLFQALVDAI from the exons ATGAAGTGCGACGCCGTGATCGAGAAAATTAAGGCCCGCGTTGCCGCCATCGACCCGAACGGACCCCGTAAGGTGCTCGGTGTGTTCCAGCTGAACATTGAGGCCGCCGACGGTGTGCATGAGATCA TCGTTGATCTGAAGGCTCTGAAGGTGTCGGACGGTAAGGCTGGATCGCCCGATGTGGTGATCAACCTGAAAGATGAGGACTTCATCGCCGTCGGAACGAAGCAGATCCCGGTCAAGGATGCTGTCGCCCAGGGCAAGGTGACCATGACGGGCGATCAGAACCTCTTCCAGGCTCTGGTTGATGCGATCTAA